The DNA window AATATTGAAAAGTTTGAGTTTTATCAAATatctatttttaagtttgaatttaactcaagacataattaaattattcgaattcgatTAAGTTCATAAGCATTCAGGCTCAAGTTCGTTTTGATACTTAAGCATTGGTGTAATAACATATATTGAGGTTTAATAATAtaaagattttaaatatatattaaaaatgaaaaacttgATAAGGCTCATAAGCATTTCGAGTCAAATATTATTaaactaatattcaatttaaCCAATAATTTCAGCTTAGCTTGATAATTACTAATTGAGGAGCATCAACCTCTCATTTACATCCCCGTCCTTAAaatataatgaataaaagaaacaGCATTTTTTTTTATAGTAAGTTGAGTGTTAGTATGAATGAAAAtaattgggtaaattacattgCAGGCCACCTTAAAATagcatcatttttatttttgtcattttaatttttttgttaatttagtcattctaattaatataatttttcgaATTGACCACTGCTATTAAAAATCCTGTTAATCCACTAATGAATTGCTGATGTGGAATATTAACCAATTGAATGATGACATGTGACactctatttatttttacttttgactaaagCTCATTCAATTGACTTATGTGTCACATCAACAATCCAGTAGTGGATTAAAAAACTTTTAATAACAATGACCAATTTgaacaattatcttaattagagtgattaaattgacaaaataaaatttaaagtaaccaaaatagaaatgacATTATTATAAAGTGACCCgcggtgtagtttacccaaaataattacttgtaataaaaaaatCCGGGTACTATATGGTTTGAACTTTTGAATGTTAAAATACCCCGCTCGAAACATGACCGTTGAAGGTCACGATCTTTGTTTAAGCTTATTGATCAGTGATTTGGAGAAATCCTTTTCATCAGTTGCAGCCACTCTTACTTTCATTGAAGGAATTGAGATTTTTGAAATCAAATGGGAAAGCTTAGAGCCAAATCCGACTATGAAAGTCTGAGGAATGCTCGCATCGTAGAGAACCAGGCTCGATTAGCCTCTCTGGGAGTGCACAAAACCATCTCCGACCTAAGGTCCATCGTTTCCTCTGCAAAACCTAAGGTCCGAAAATGGCAGAAGAAGGAATACGTTATCACGCCTGTGCGCCGCTCCACTCGTTTCAAGGGAACCCCTCTTTCTTCATCTCTCGCCAGCAATTCTTTGCGTAGATCTAACCGGCTCAGGGGTAATAAAGAAAATCCATTGATATTTTTCAAGTTAACGAGTGAattctctttaaaaaaaaaagtactaTGAGTTCCATTTTTTGCATAGGAAAAGCGATTGATTTTGAAGAACGGGAAGAAGGGAGTGATTCTTATTCAAGCGAAGGGAAAGAAAAAAGGCCTGCAAATGCTCCATTGGTGATGATTGATGATGCGAGTCTTCAATTGTCACCTGAGGATTCTTCTCGGCGCTGCAATCGAAAGGAGGGGAGGGGAAGTGTTTACAATTCTATTTGTGGAATTTGCTGCCATTTCTGCAGGTTTATTTCTCTGATACGATTTTCTATTAGCCTATGAGATAGGATTGAGAGAATATATTGAGCATGTTTAAATAGCGAAGTAAGAAATAGGAAGACTTGGTGTCCATTAATAGCTATTTTTATTGGATGGTCAAAACTAAATACTCCATAAAAAACACATAAACAACTTAGGCTTAGAGCCAGTTTAACATTGTTTCTAAGAAGCACTTTTGGTACAAAAAGCATTTTTTgagaaaagctaaaattttctGCTTTTGAAAAGCATATAATCTTTTGAGGCATGTTGCTAGACTTTGGTGTGAGTGTAGGATACCGTCACGGattaaacttgtattttattactttagatcCTAAACATATGAATCATATGCAGGCAAAAGACATTATGTGCTGAGAAAGACTGCAAGCGATGTGGTAATCTCGATGTTAATCAGCCGTGCATAGGTCAGTTTCTCATAGAGACACTTGTATGTAGAGTTTATATTAAACTAGAATACCGTTTTCACAAAATTTATATTCCATGCAGGAAAGACGGATTGTTCAGTTTGTCACTCTAGCAATGGTGTTCTGTGTCGGGCTTGTCTCAAGATTAGGTATGGTGAAGGTAAGATCAATATAATAAATGCCAAAAGAATGGGTTATCCTAGGACTAGGACTAAGGCGGGTTATAATCTTAAAACTGAGCAATGATTCTTGCTAGATTTTGTTGTTTGTGATGTGCAACATACTTGTGCTGAACATGTACCTATATCTAACACTCACCTCCAAGTCTAGTTAACAAAGCTTGACAAAATAAAGCTCAAGGTCGGTCATAAAAAAAGGTGGAAATGATGGTTTTTGGTAATTTGGTCTTAGAAAAGAAAACACCATAGCAAGCAATAGAAGAAAGTTGACAGGGTAGTGTTATGTTGTTATCAGAACTGGAAGAGGTACGAGAAAATAAGGAATGGATGTGCCCGCACTGCATAGAAGAAAAAGGGATCAATCCTTATTGGATATGTAATAGGTATGCGACTTCATCATTATCTTACTCCTAGTGAGAATTTTATATGCAGTTCACTAAATCGTTTTTTTGCAATTCTCCATAGTTCATTGTGTTTGAA is part of the Gossypium hirsutum isolate 1008001.06 chromosome D11, Gossypium_hirsutum_v2.1, whole genome shotgun sequence genome and encodes:
- the LOC107904689 gene encoding cell division cycle-associated protein 7 — translated: MGKLRAKSDYESLRNARIVENQARLASLGVHKTISDLRSIVSSAKPKVRKWQKKEYVITPVRRSTRFKGTPLSSSLASNSLRRSNRLRGKAIDFEEREEGSDSYSSEGKEKRPANAPLVMIDDASLQLSPEDSSRRCNRKEGRGSVYNSICGICCHFCRQKTLCAEKDCKRCGNLDVNQPCIGKTDCSVCHSSNGVLCRACLKIRYGEELEEVRENKEWMCPHCIEEKGINPYWICNSSLCLKNRKMTPTGIAIYRARELGYKSVAHLLMDELQRKNPSRLMICCK